The Amblyomma americanum isolate KBUSLIRL-KWMA chromosome 3, ASM5285725v1, whole genome shotgun sequence genome window below encodes:
- the LOC144123120 gene encoding uncharacterized protein LOC144123120 — MALEVVLNFLTLSAVVFAQNIEPETMVSGMAALQVEPLLGCEAGCVLSFGCWQHCFLLGMEGRCHWNVCYCMHQTPRKCPAEKPKAMPIIIKLRHAEENV, encoded by the exons ATGGCTCTTGAGGTGGTGCTGAACTTTCTGACCCTTTCGGCAG TTGTATTTGCGCAGAATATTGAGCCCGAAACTATGGTGTCCGGAATGGCGGCATTGCAAGTCG AGCCACTGTTGGGATGCGAGGCTGGTTGCGTCTTGAGCTTTGGCTGTTGGCAGCACTGCTTCTTACTCGGCATGGAAGGACGTTGCCACTGGAACGTATGCTACTGCATGCATCAGACACCCAGAAAATGCCCCGCCGAGAAACCCAAGGCTATGCCTATAATCATTAAGCTCCGCCACGCAGAGGAAAATGTGTAG